From a region of the Paenibacillus sp. R14(2021) genome:
- the rpsT gene encoding 30S ribosomal protein S20 yields MPNIKSAVKRVKTIEKRRALNASQKSALRTAVKAADQAVVATDVAAAKAALINATKKLDKAATKGLIHKNAAARKKSRLAKKLNALSAQA; encoded by the coding sequence ATGCCAAACATTAAATCCGCAGTCAAACGCGTTAAGACAATCGAGAAACGCCGCGCTTTGAACGCTTCGCAAAAATCAGCTCTCCGCACGGCCGTTAAAGCTGCTGACCAAGCTGTAGTTGCTACTGATGTCGCTGCTGCCAAAGCAGCTTTGATCAACGCAACGAAGAAGCTGGATAAAGCTGCAACTAAAGGCCTGATTCATAAAAATGCAGCTGCTCGTAAAAAGTCGCGTCTGGCTAAAAAGCTGAACGCACTTAGCGCTCAAGCCTAA